In one Bactrocera tryoni isolate S06 chromosome 5, CSIRO_BtryS06_freeze2, whole genome shotgun sequence genomic region, the following are encoded:
- the LOC120777487 gene encoding uncharacterized protein LOC120777487 isoform X2, with protein MESEEITKMVDGVYKNILEKFNPGARQLISSGKGYLKALHGAASASRLFNEALAKLAMNAQQSGTSDIGAALMNVVSVYKEIQEQQMNILKAFYVDLLVPLETNLEKDTKVVQHEQKKFLQQHKVRMESYQKAVSTMKKQRKKKASPENTEKELRNLQILEDQKKKLDAFCEQSYKNAMTQERRRYGFVLERQCSIAKHWMAYHSTGKLVIDNNLENWQEIAASREVIPAAAVYEAGGGGSYGTASTGKRMERLKDGEDMHAVGNSSASQLKKSRSVDAPYGDMRTLHESNVSYAQNSLPRAKSDFNLTTTTNSNDHVDHGQWDQRPVVKALYAYMPSGENQLPFEEGDRIAMVGSKAKGWQFGENLRTQMFGWFPIAYTNAEGAGEREKYRASERHSERSSDRYENVHYERNGGMRSNYHDQYMSEAHMDPAMESDSTYRRRNNSAEESSPTRMFGDTFRNQKKYRATAGGNPRPGPPPTLPAPVPSNSQSQSASRILNTSQSFCGASNGIPSVVERRKQHKLQNGPQAAHSTSMSAGGSQMKPAAAAKTSLHSSNDSGFANEPPPQPEVDYSDEEQTSRVPIRRRADTNSHVSRDVASWTLNRNFRNSVDSQIDDKSMHGLSRRNTKMRYDLIASDDEILQASSSGIKRTKSFWKFGGRHEDILAGMSLWQHRDLVAAPNMEELSTDSPQHKENGHVEHEGDAEGVQERERDREQEHGRENTRNTNDKNGTLTKSHSNNSTSSTEKYRNDSVTSMEAYDDDENIYGMSPVVKRENIIVQNRNSMQSNATTMRAEYTPKSRMKIMKTIEIDIENPTESERLSTIKRGQKEYQKEYRESAGMMPQVNMSMRANTHARNEHESKSKAGISMSGMQSSRNTLSNNHKKHQTHNVDANAGKHANLQQMKSNGSGSQTQTRAKQQDFPHSTEDEEGDSDDNGTLKMSDVNNFFDDISHENTTGGMIMKTVKRKDILKQYYTSEDESDDVEIKSTSSDPYDCIVINDHLVRKDEKHRRQLHNSYQEHQMEFQTFRATTTSAMPQGNNKKNKMNGVDQRKGNGVAASAGKSKKQQELQDNERERERERYSVNSSATLTRNSNANTNTALNTPTATILPRTRLMKSSNMTSMTLERASKNKTRENGHMSGGGVGGGSEKDKNHYGKTYGPWYDFWDQQDQHTLVSQKSMHNGKM; from the exons ATGGAGTCCGAAGAAATAACCAAAATGGTGGACGGCGTTTATAAG AACATATTAGAGAAATTCAATCCAGGTGCACGCCAACTCATCTCCTCCGGCAAAGGTTATTTGAAGGCTTTGCATG GTGCTGCATCTGCGTCACGCCTATTCAATGAAGCATTAGCCAAGCTGGCAATGAATGCACAACAAAGTGGAACCAGCGATATTG GTGCGGCATTGATGAATGTTGTCAGCGTTTataaagaaattcaagagcAACAAATGAATATT TTGAAAGCTTTCTATGTTGATTTATTGGTGCCATTGGAAACAAATTTGGAGAAGGATACAAAAGTTGTGCAACATGAACAAAAGAAATTCTTACAACAGCACAAAGTACGCATGGAGAGTTATCAGAAGGCCGTCTCCACAATGAAGAAACAGCGCAAGAAAAAGGCCAGTCCAGAGAATACAGAAAAGGAGTTGAGA AATCTACAAATATTGGAAGATCAAAAGAAGAAGTTGGACGCATTCTGCGAACAAAGCTACaaaaat GCCATGACACAGGAGCGCCGTCGCTACGGTTTCGTGCTTGAACGTCAATGTTCCATAGCAAAGCACTGGATGGCCTATCACAGCACTGGCAAGTTGGTAATTGATAACAATTTGGAAAATTGGCAAGAAATTGCCGCTTCACGTGAAGTGATACCAGCGGCGGCAGTATACGAAGCGGGCGGTGGCGGTAGCTACGGCACTGCCAGCACCGGCAAAAGGATG GAGCGGCTCAAAGATGGCGAGGACATGCACGCTGTTGGCAATTCGTCTGCTTCGCAGCTTAAGAAATCACGCAGTGTGGACGCGCCCTACGGCGATATGCGTACCTTGCATGAGAGTAATGTCAGTTATGCGCAAAACTCGTTGCCGCGCGCCAAATCCGATTTCAAtctgacaacaacaacgaact CGAACGATCATGTCGATCATGGTCAGTGGGACCAACGTCCCGTCGTGAAGGCGCTCTACGCCTATATGCCTTCGGGTGAGAATCAGCTGCCCTTCGAGGAGGGCGATCGCATAGCTATGGTCGGCAGTAAGGCTAAGGGTTGGCAATTCGGTGAGAATTTACGCACGCAAATGTTCGGCTGGTTCCCGATCGCCTACACCAATGCCGAGGGCGCGGGCGAACGTGAAAAGTATCGTGCGAGCGAACGCCATAGCGAACGTAGTAGCGATCGTTACGAGAATGTGCATTACGAGCGTAATGGTGGTATGCGCAGCAATTATCATGATCAATATATGTCTGAGGCGCATATGGATCCTGCCATGGAGAGCGATTCGACATACCGCCGACGCAACAATAGCGCCGAGGAATCATCTCCAACACGCATGTTCGGTGACACTTTCCGGAATCAAAAGAAG TACCGTGCAACAGCTGGCGGCAATCCACGCCCCGGTCCACCACCAACACTCCCTGCACCAGTGCCATCGAATAGTCAGAGTCAAAGTGCCAGTCGTATATTGAATACATCGCAGAGCTTTTGTGGCGCTTCCAATGGCATACCATCTGTGGTGGAGCGACGCAAGCAGCACAAATTGCAAAATGGCCCACAAGCCGCGCAT TCCACATCGATGAGCGCTGGTGGCAGTCAAATGAAACCCGCCGCGGCCGCTAAGACTTCATTGCATAGCAGCAATGACAGTGGCTTTGCCAATGAGCCGCCACCACAACCCGAAGTCGACTACTCGGATGAAGAACAAACGAGTCGTGTGCCAATACG CCGTCGTGCCGATACCAATTCGCACGTCTCACGGGATGTTGCTTCGTGGACTTTGAATCGCAATTTCCGTAACAGTGTCGATAGTCAGATCGATGACAAGAGCATGCATGGGCTGAGCCGACGTAATACGAAGATGCGTTACGATCTTATTGCTAGCGATGATGAAATTCTGCAAGCCTCTAGTAGTGGCATAAAGCGTACTAAATCTTTTTGGAAATTCGGTGGACGCCACGAAGATATATTGGCTGGCATGTCGCTCTGGCAGCATCGGGATCTAGTGGCGGCACCCAACATGGAGGAACTAAGCACGGATAGTCCACAGCACAAAGAAAATGGACATGTGGAACACGAAGGTGATGCTGAAGGCGTACAAGAGCGTGAGCGCGACCGAGAACAAGAACATGGACGAGAGAATACACGCAATACAAACGATAAGAACGGCACATTAACGAAGTCGCATTCAAACAACTCAACATCATCGACGGAGAAGTACCGCAACGACAGTGTAACCAGCATGGAAGCATACGATGATGATGAGAATATATATGGCATGAGTCCAGTGGTAAAACGCGAGAATATAATTGTACAGAATCGTAACTCGATGCAATCAAATGCAACTACAATGCGTGCCGAATACACACCGAAATCGCGCATGAAAATTATGAAGACAATCGAAATCGACATCGAAAATCCAACAGAGAGCGAACGTTTGAGCACAATCAAGCGTGGACAAAAGGAATATCAGAAAGAATATCGCGAAAGCGCCGGTATGATGCCGCAAGTGAATATGAGTATGCGCGCTAATACGCATGCGCGTAATGAACATGAGAGTAAAAGTAAGGCTGGCATAAGCATGAGCGGCATGCAGTCATCGCGTAATACGTTGAGCAACAACCATAAGAAGCATCAGACGCACAACGTAGATGCGAACGCTGGCAAGCATGCAAATCTACAACAGATGAAATCGAATGGCAGCGGCAGTCAGACGCAAACGCGTGCCAAACAACAAGATTTTCCACACTCCACAGAGGATGAGGAGGGCGACAGCGATGACAATGGCACACTCAAAATGAGTGACGTTAACAACTTCTTCGACGATATCTCACATGAGAACACCACTGGCGGTATGATTATGAAAACAGTTAAGCGCAAGGATATACTTAAGCAATACTACACCAGCGAGGATGAGTCTGACGATGTTGAGATTAAATCAACAAGCTCGGATCCTTATGACTGCATTGTGATCAACGATCATTTGGTGCGTAAGGATGAGAAGCATCGTCGTCAACTGCACAACTCCTATCAAGAACACCAAATGGAATTTCAAACATTTCGCGCGACAACAACATCAGCCATGCCACAAGGTAACAACAAGAAGAATAAAATGAATGGCGTTGATCAACGTAAGGGCAATGGTGTAGCAGCGAGCGCTGGCAAGTCAAAGAAACAGCAGGAGCTGCAGGACAACGAACGTGAGCGTGAGCGGGAACGCTATAGCGTGAATAGCAGTGCCACGCTGACAAGAAACTCCAATGCGAACACGAATACGGCGCTGAACACACCGACTGCCACGATACTGCCACGCACGCGTCTCATGAAATCGAGCAATATGACAAGTATGACTTTGGAACGCGCGTCTAAAAATAAAACGCGCGAAAATGGCCATATGAGTGGTGGTGGTGTTGGGGGTGGTAGTGAAAAAGACAAAAATCATTATGGTAAAACTTATGGACCGTGGTATGATTTTTGGGATCAACAAGATCAGCACACGCTTGTGAGCCAAAAGTCAATGCATAATGGCAAAATGTGA